One window from the genome of Natronomonas pharaonis DSM 2160 encodes:
- the hisG gene encoding ATP phosphoribosyltransferase — protein MRIAVPNKGRLHEPALELLERAGLHVQDGSDRKLYADTVDPEVSVLFARAADIPEYVADGAAALGITGLDQERESETDLVDLLDLEFGSCRLVLASPEDGGVSAPEELSGGTVATEFPKITERYFEELGVRPDIVEVSGATELTPHVDIADAIVDITSTGTTLRMNRLEVVDEVLESSVRLFADPAVADDPKVEQVTTAFRSVLDADGKRYLMMNVPEDSLDAVEAEIPGMGGPTVMDVAGQDTVAVHVVVDEREVFEVIPKLKAAGATDILVTEIERLVP, from the coding sequence ATGCGAATCGCGGTGCCCAACAAGGGACGTCTCCATGAGCCGGCGCTCGAGCTGCTCGAACGCGCCGGGCTACACGTACAGGACGGCTCCGACCGGAAGCTCTATGCCGATACCGTCGACCCCGAGGTGTCGGTGCTTTTCGCCCGGGCGGCCGATATCCCCGAGTACGTCGCTGACGGCGCGGCGGCGCTCGGCATTACCGGACTCGACCAGGAACGCGAATCCGAGACCGACCTCGTCGACCTGCTCGATTTGGAGTTCGGAAGCTGCCGGCTCGTGCTCGCTTCGCCCGAAGACGGCGGGGTGAGCGCTCCCGAAGAACTCTCAGGCGGGACCGTCGCGACGGAATTTCCGAAGATTACCGAACGCTACTTCGAGGAGCTTGGGGTCCGGCCGGACATCGTCGAGGTCTCCGGTGCAACCGAACTGACACCCCACGTCGATATCGCCGACGCCATCGTCGACATCACCTCGACGGGAACGACGTTGCGGATGAACCGACTGGAAGTCGTCGACGAGGTGCTCGAATCGTCGGTACGGCTCTTTGCGGACCCGGCGGTTGCTGACGACCCGAAGGTAGAACAGGTCACAACGGCGTTTCGGTCGGTGCTCGATGCGGATGGCAAGCGCTATCTGATGATGAACGTCCCGGAGGACTCGCTTGACGCCGTCGAGGCGGAGATTCCCGGGATGGGTGGGCCGACCGTGATGGATGTCGCCGGTCAGGACACCGTCGCCGTACACGTCGTCGTCGACGAACGCGAGGTCTTCGAGGTCATCCCGAAGCTAAAGGCCGCCGGCGCGACGGACATTCTCGTCACCGAAATCGAACGGCTGGTGCCGTAG
- a CDS encoding TATA-box-binding protein — translation MQDPKETINIENVVASTGIGQELDLQSVAMDLEGADYDPEQFPGLVYRTQEPKSAALIFRSGKIVCTGAKSTDDVHESLRIVFDKLRDLEIQVDEDPEIVVQNIVTSADLGRNLNLNAIAIGLGLENIEYEPEQFPGLVYRLDDPDVVALLFGSGKLVITGGKEPDDAREAVDKIVSRLEELGLLDG, via the coding sequence ATGCAGGACCCCAAGGAGACTATCAATATCGAGAACGTCGTCGCCTCGACAGGCATCGGCCAGGAACTCGACCTCCAGAGCGTCGCGATGGACCTGGAGGGGGCCGACTACGACCCCGAGCAGTTCCCCGGCCTCGTCTACCGCACACAGGAGCCCAAGTCCGCCGCGCTCATCTTCCGCTCCGGAAAAATCGTCTGTACGGGCGCAAAGTCGACAGACGACGTCCACGAATCGCTCCGCATCGTCTTCGACAAGCTCCGTGACCTCGAAATTCAGGTCGACGAAGACCCCGAGATTGTCGTCCAGAACATCGTCACCTCTGCGGACCTCGGACGGAATCTCAACCTCAACGCCATCGCCATCGGACTGGGCCTCGAGAACATCGAGTACGAGCCCGAGCAGTTCCCCGGTCTCGTCTACCGGCTCGACGACCCCGACGTTGTCGCGCTGCTTTTCGGCTCCGGAAAGCTCGTCATCACCGGCGGCAAAGAGCCGGACGACGCCCGCGAGGCCGTCGACAAAATCGTCTCGCGGCTCGAAGAGCTCGGCCTGCTCGACGGATAG
- a CDS encoding methyltransferase domain-containing protein, which translates to MYLLELAGDDADPFAVCEARTRCSAVERLAPGLATARGVDTATVGTLAYTRRVCRLVGTCSPDIAAAAATLEAASVDRTGTVAVRARDVRGLADIDTQAAERRLGSVLVDRGFEVDLDAPDHTLVALFSADAAAVGWLSTETTRDFTDRRPTDKPFFQPGSMDPMDARAVANIAGAAPNVRILDPMCGTGGILVEAGLAGATPVGVDAQPKMVSGARQNLDHYLTDGAVLRGDATRLPFADDSFDGAVFDAPYGRQSKIEGQSLATLVGEALEEVRRVAGRTVLIADRPWNEAADAAGWTVAERFDRRVHGSLTRYIHVLR; encoded by the coding sequence GTGTATCTGCTCGAACTGGCGGGCGACGATGCTGACCCGTTCGCGGTCTGTGAGGCGCGAACGCGCTGTTCGGCCGTCGAGCGGCTCGCGCCGGGGCTGGCGACGGCCCGGGGCGTGGATACGGCGACCGTCGGAACGCTCGCCTACACCCGGCGTGTCTGTCGGCTGGTCGGCACCTGTAGCCCCGACATCGCGGCCGCGGCGGCGACGCTCGAGGCGGCCAGCGTCGACCGGACGGGCACTGTCGCCGTCCGCGCTCGCGATGTGCGCGGCCTCGCTGACATCGACACGCAGGCCGCAGAGCGGCGGCTCGGGAGCGTCCTCGTCGACCGCGGGTTCGAGGTCGACCTTGACGCGCCGGACCACACGCTCGTGGCGCTTTTTTCGGCTGATGCCGCCGCAGTCGGTTGGCTATCGACTGAGACCACTCGCGATTTCACCGACCGCCGGCCAACCGATAAGCCGTTCTTCCAGCCCGGGAGCATGGACCCGATGGATGCCCGCGCGGTGGCGAACATCGCCGGTGCGGCCCCCAACGTGCGTATTCTCGACCCCATGTGTGGCACTGGTGGCATTCTCGTCGAAGCCGGGCTTGCCGGGGCGACCCCCGTCGGCGTCGACGCACAGCCCAAGATGGTCAGCGGCGCGCGACAGAACCTCGACCACTATCTCACGGACGGTGCCGTTCTTCGCGGTGATGCGACGCGGTTGCCGTTCGCCGACGATAGCTTCGACGGGGCCGTCTTCGATGCGCCATACGGCAGACAGTCAAAAATCGAAGGCCAGTCTTTAGCGACACTTGTCGGCGAGGCACTCGAAGAAGTCCGACGGGTCGCCGGCCGCACCGTCCTCATCGCCGACCGCCCGTGGAACGAGGCCGCCGACGCCGCGGGTTGGACGGTTGCCGAACGATTCGACCGCCGCGTCCACGGCTCCCTAACTCGATATATTCACGTCCTGCGATAG
- a CDS encoding AAA family ATPase — translation MDAPLWTETHAPALEALPQPEVRDHLDRAVAEPMNLVVFGPRGAGKTAAVRALAAATHEDPDNDFVVINVADFFDRTKKEIRNDDRFSQFLEGRSGLSKRDMISHVLKEQAAYQPVSGSFRTILLDNAEAIREDFQQALRRVMEKHYEATQFVIATRQPSKLIAPIESRCFPVPVRAPSHEETVSVLESIVEAEGVEYDADGLEYVAGYGDGDLRKAILGAQTAAEEAGEVTMQAAYDALGDIGLRERMEEILAAADSGDFEDARSDLDDLLYDDGYEGAAVLQELLAAARARYDGDELVGVYELAGEIDHEMAAGNTDRIHLSRLLAELGR, via the coding sequence ATGGACGCGCCGCTGTGGACGGAGACACACGCCCCGGCGCTTGAAGCCCTCCCGCAGCCGGAGGTCCGCGACCATCTCGACCGCGCCGTCGCCGAGCCGATGAACCTCGTCGTCTTCGGCCCGCGAGGGGCCGGCAAGACAGCGGCGGTGCGTGCGCTGGCGGCGGCGACCCACGAGGACCCCGACAACGATTTTGTGGTCATCAACGTCGCCGACTTCTTCGACCGGACGAAAAAAGAAATCAGAAACGACGACCGATTCTCGCAGTTTCTCGAAGGCCGGTCAGGACTCTCCAAGCGAGACATGATAAGCCACGTGCTGAAAGAACAGGCCGCCTATCAGCCGGTCTCGGGGTCGTTCCGGACCATCCTGCTTGATAACGCCGAAGCGATACGCGAGGACTTCCAGCAGGCGCTGCGGCGGGTGATGGAAAAGCACTACGAGGCCACACAGTTCGTCATCGCGACCCGGCAGCCCTCAAAGCTCATCGCGCCGATAGAGTCGCGCTGTTTCCCGGTCCCGGTCCGGGCGCCGTCCCACGAAGAGACCGTCTCCGTGCTCGAATCCATCGTCGAGGCAGAAGGGGTCGAGTACGACGCCGACGGCCTCGAATACGTCGCCGGATACGGTGACGGGGACCTCCGGAAGGCCATCCTCGGGGCGCAGACAGCCGCCGAGGAGGCCGGCGAGGTCACGATGCAGGCCGCCTACGACGCGCTCGGCGACATCGGCCTGCGGGAGCGAATGGAAGAGATACTGGCGGCCGCCGACAGCGGGGACTTCGAGGACGCACGCAGTGACCTCGACGACCTGCTCTACGACGACGGCTACGAGGGAGCGGCCGTACTGCAGGAGCTGCTGGCGGCAGCGCGGGCCCGCTATGACGGCGACGAACTCGTCGGCGTCTACGAGTTGGCCGGCGAAATCGACCACGAAATGGCCGCCGGGAACACCGACCGCATACATTTGAGCCGGCTACTGGCCGAGTTGGGCCGGTAG
- a CDS encoding outer membrane protein assembly factor BamB family protein, whose product MTDSPASPSSTRRRLLSAAGVAVTAGLAGCTGLGYAYRRDQSAFDPALVPYNETYPDDDGVTMFRQGLRRLGYYPDATVPDTVSVAWERPINEVGHTAAKASPRPTPDGETVLIPADTGELHALTPAGEERWSVQTDATNLGFHGTPLVVDGTAYIGGYDGAMYAFDVDSGQRRWKTSRWRLRGAIAIGSSPAYWDGVIYVVAEYNHPWQQPSGTMWALDAETGRPLWHDSRLWGMPHPSTAIDPATERLITGSNDGVCYCWEFPSMAFEWSFQTDGEIKGTIPTYDGGAFVGSWDGHLYRLDLEDGTEEWRFETGRVVMSNPGIGPDEGVVYFGSDDNRVYALDADSGEELWSTNVGGNVIGSLSVTQETVLVGSYDGHLYALRRDTGERRWRHPCRGHVTSEAVPHDGRIFVAERGVFENYWDDDEPTTFVEPGHAYALVGE is encoded by the coding sequence ATGACTGACAGCCCTGCCTCCCCGTCGTCGACGCGCCGCCGTCTGCTTTCGGCTGCCGGTGTGGCAGTGACGGCGGGGCTTGCGGGCTGTACGGGACTCGGCTACGCCTACCGCCGCGACCAGTCCGCGTTCGACCCGGCGCTGGTGCCCTACAACGAGACCTACCCGGACGACGACGGTGTCACGATGTTCCGGCAGGGGCTCCGGCGACTCGGCTACTACCCCGACGCGACTGTCCCGGATACCGTTTCGGTCGCGTGGGAACGGCCGATAAACGAGGTTGGACACACCGCCGCCAAGGCGAGCCCGCGGCCCACCCCGGACGGCGAAACGGTGCTGATTCCGGCCGACACCGGCGAGCTACACGCCCTGACGCCAGCGGGCGAGGAGCGCTGGAGCGTCCAGACGGATGCGACGAACCTCGGCTTCCACGGAACGCCGCTTGTCGTCGACGGAACCGCCTACATCGGCGGCTACGATGGTGCGATGTACGCCTTCGATGTCGACTCCGGCCAGCGGCGCTGGAAAACCTCCCGTTGGCGGCTACGTGGGGCTATCGCCATCGGGTCGAGTCCGGCTTACTGGGACGGCGTTATCTACGTTGTCGCGGAGTACAACCACCCGTGGCAACAGCCGTCCGGAACGATGTGGGCGCTCGATGCCGAGACGGGTCGGCCGTTGTGGCACGACAGCCGCCTGTGGGGGATGCCACATCCCTCGACGGCCATCGACCCCGCAACCGAGCGCCTCATTACCGGCTCCAACGACGGCGTCTGTTACTGCTGGGAGTTTCCGTCGATGGCGTTCGAGTGGTCCTTTCAGACCGACGGCGAAATCAAGGGCACCATACCCACCTACGACGGCGGCGCGTTCGTCGGTTCGTGGGACGGCCACCTCTATCGGCTCGACCTCGAAGACGGCACCGAAGAGTGGCGCTTCGAGACAGGGCGCGTCGTGATGTCCAACCCGGGCATCGGTCCCGACGAAGGGGTCGTCTATTTCGGCAGCGACGACAACCGCGTGTACGCCCTTGACGCCGACAGCGGCGAGGAGCTATGGTCGACGAACGTCGGCGGCAACGTCATCGGCTCGCTGTCGGTAACGCAGGAGACGGTACTCGTCGGCTCCTACGATGGCCACCTGTATGCCTTGCGACGCGATACCGGCGAACGCCGGTGGCGACATCCCTGTCGCGGCCACGTCACAAGCGAGGCCGTTCCGCACGACGGCCGCATCTTCGTCGCCGAGCGGGGGGTCTTCGAGAATTACTGGGACGACGACGAGCCGACGACGTTCGTCGAGCCCGGCCACGCCTACGCGCTCGTCGGCGAGTAA
- the ilvA gene encoding threonine ammonia-lyase: MLELADVTAARPRVAETARQTPLEHSTTFSKRTGADVRLKLENFQRTGSFKIRGATNKVALLEAADREAGVVAASAGNHAQGVALAASKAGVDAVIVMPEHAPISKINATRSYGAEVRLHGIDYDAAAERAHEIEREEGRTFVHAFDDPAVMAGQGTIGLEIVEQCPDVETVVVPIGGGGLIAGVATAVKEQTDARVVGVQAEGAASAADSLEKGEVVERDAVDTIADGIATRKVGDRTFDVIAERVDEVVTVSDDEIAHALTALLERSKTLVEGAGAVPLAAILERRFDYADDETIVPALCGGNIDLNVLTTVITRGLVERGRFLRIKTVLKDRPGALQELVGLLVDHRTNIYAIEHDRASKDIAMNAAEVELDLETRGHDHVVELLDALEDAGYAVEVLV, encoded by the coding sequence ATGCTCGAACTCGCCGACGTGACCGCGGCGCGACCCCGTGTGGCGGAGACGGCCCGACAGACGCCGCTGGAACACTCGACGACGTTCTCGAAGCGCACCGGTGCTGACGTGCGGCTGAAACTGGAGAACTTCCAGCGGACCGGGTCGTTCAAGATTCGCGGCGCGACGAACAAGGTCGCGTTGCTCGAAGCGGCCGACCGCGAAGCCGGCGTCGTCGCTGCCAGCGCCGGCAACCACGCCCAAGGTGTCGCGCTGGCGGCCTCGAAGGCGGGCGTCGACGCCGTCATCGTGATGCCCGAACACGCGCCGATATCGAAAATCAACGCCACGCGCTCCTACGGCGCGGAGGTGCGGCTCCACGGCATCGACTACGACGCCGCCGCCGAACGCGCACACGAAATCGAACGCGAAGAGGGTCGGACGTTCGTTCACGCCTTTGACGACCCGGCAGTGATGGCCGGACAGGGAACTATCGGCCTCGAAATCGTCGAGCAGTGCCCCGACGTCGAGACCGTCGTCGTCCCTATCGGCGGCGGCGGACTCATCGCGGGGGTAGCGACAGCGGTCAAAGAACAGACCGACGCCCGCGTCGTCGGCGTGCAGGCCGAAGGCGCGGCAAGCGCCGCCGACTCCCTCGAAAAGGGCGAGGTCGTCGAGCGGGACGCGGTCGACACCATCGCGGACGGCATCGCGACCCGGAAGGTCGGCGACCGCACCTTCGATGTCATCGCCGAGCGGGTCGACGAGGTCGTTACGGTCTCCGATGACGAAATCGCCCACGCGTTGACGGCTCTGTTAGAGCGGTCCAAGACGCTCGTCGAGGGGGCGGGCGCAGTACCGCTGGCAGCAATCCTAGAGCGGCGCTTCGACTATGCGGACGACGAGACCATCGTTCCCGCGCTGTGTGGCGGTAACATCGACCTCAACGTGCTAACGACAGTGATTACCCGCGGGCTCGTCGAACGCGGCCGGTTCCTGCGTATCAAGACCGTGCTGAAAGACCGTCCCGGTGCGCTACAGGAGCTTGTGGGGTTGCTCGTCGACCACCGGACAAACATCTACGCCATCGAACACGACCGCGCCTCGAAAGACATTGCCATGAACGCCGCGGAGGTCGAACTCGACCTCGAAACGCGGGGCCACGACCACGTCGTAGAGCTGCTCGACGCGCTGGAAGACGCCGGCTACGCGGTCGAAGTGCTGGTCTGA
- a CDS encoding Hsp20/alpha crystallin family protein, producing MTRNPFEELERMFDRMSSQLEPLDDELLGGSAPVDLEDRGDAYVVTVDVPGFDEGDIDVELAGETLTISATKTESNVAADEETDGDGSRYLRRERSQQSVSRSVRLPEAVDETACEATYRNGVLTVTLPKVDADTDGHSIPVE from the coding sequence ATGACACGGAACCCATTCGAGGAGCTCGAACGGATGTTCGACCGGATGAGCAGCCAGCTCGAACCGCTCGACGACGAGCTACTCGGTGGGTCGGCCCCGGTCGACCTTGAGGACCGCGGCGACGCCTACGTTGTGACGGTCGACGTACCGGGCTTCGACGAAGGCGACATCGACGTCGAACTCGCCGGAGAGACGCTGACGATTTCGGCGACAAAGACCGAATCCAACGTTGCGGCCGACGAGGAAACCGACGGGGATGGAAGCCGGTATCTCCGACGAGAGCGCAGCCAGCAGAGCGTGAGCCGTTCGGTGCGGCTGCCCGAAGCCGTCGATGAGACGGCCTGTGAGGCGACGTATCGGAACGGCGTGTTGACGGTCACGCTGCCGAAGGTCGACGCCGACACCGACGGCCACAGCATCCCGGTCGAGTAG
- a CDS encoding ABC transporter permease — MSWMAVAEKDFRDAIRSRLLVVLTVLFAVFAAGAAYVVSEIDPPQQAALTGEVTTGLLIAGLVSATAVFIPIVAIAASYRSLAGERDSGSLKLLLSLPNSRRDIVAGKFVGRSAVVGVALLVGFAVGLVVTAVLADAFSVLEYLVFVAVSLLFALVFVAITVGVSAFTASTSRAAYGAFGLFVVFQFLWGVLVQGLAYALNGFSFPEGGEQFPEWIQNLANFLFIVDPTTAYQQGTLWVVRLLDDSQEAQETMAELPFYAQDWFGFVIMVVWIAVPLAVGYLRFDAADL, encoded by the coding sequence ATGAGCTGGATGGCCGTCGCCGAGAAGGATTTCCGGGATGCGATACGCTCCCGGCTGCTTGTTGTCCTGACGGTACTGTTTGCGGTGTTTGCGGCCGGGGCTGCCTACGTGGTGAGTGAAATCGACCCGCCACAGCAGGCCGCTCTGACCGGCGAGGTGACGACCGGGCTGCTGATTGCGGGGCTCGTTTCCGCAACGGCGGTGTTTATTCCGATTGTCGCCATCGCAGCGTCCTACCGGTCGTTGGCGGGCGAACGCGACAGCGGGAGCCTCAAGCTCCTGTTGTCGCTGCCGAACAGCCGCCGCGATATCGTCGCCGGAAAGTTCGTCGGCCGGAGCGCCGTTGTCGGCGTCGCGCTGCTTGTCGGCTTTGCGGTCGGCCTCGTCGTCACCGCCGTACTGGCCGATGCGTTCTCCGTGCTGGAGTATCTCGTCTTCGTCGCCGTCTCCCTGCTGTTTGCGCTGGTGTTTGTCGCAATCACGGTTGGCGTCTCGGCGTTTACCGCCTCAACGTCCCGGGCCGCCTACGGCGCATTCGGGCTCTTTGTCGTCTTCCAGTTCCTCTGGGGCGTGCTTGTACAGGGGCTCGCCTACGCACTCAACGGGTTTTCGTTCCCCGAAGGTGGCGAGCAGTTCCCCGAGTGGATTCAGAACCTCGCGAACTTCCTGTTTATTGTCGACCCGACGACCGCCTATCAGCAGGGAACCCTGTGGGTTGTCCGACTGCTCGATGACAGCCAAGAGGCACAGGAAACGATGGCCGAACTCCCGTTTTACGCACAGGACTGGTTCGGCTTCGTCATCATGGTCGTCTGGATAGCCGTCCCGCTGGCGGTCGGCTACCTGCGATTCGACGCGGCGGACCTGTAG
- a CDS encoding ABC transporter ATP-binding protein, producing the protein MAAIELDGVEKAYGDVQALSGVDLEVEEGEIFGFLGPNGAGKSTTINILLDFVRPDAGSVRVLGYDAGEESVAVRERTGVLPEGFSVYDRLSAREHVAFAVDSKDADDDPEALLERVGLEDDAGRKAGGFSTGMRQRLALAMALAGDPDLLVLDEPSSGLDPNGARELREIVEDEAENGATVFFSSHILGQVEAVCDRVGIIRNGEVVATDSISGLRDAVGDGSTLVVEVDTVPDGTEDRLSSLDGVGNIAIDGTTLRVNCEDGVKTAVVSELEAAGATVEDFSTEEASLEELFAAYTEGQR; encoded by the coding sequence ATGGCCGCCATCGAACTCGACGGCGTCGAAAAGGCCTACGGCGACGTACAGGCGCTTTCCGGCGTCGACCTCGAAGTCGAGGAGGGCGAAATCTTCGGCTTTCTCGGCCCTAACGGGGCCGGAAAGTCGACGACAATCAACATCCTGTTAGATTTCGTCCGCCCCGACGCCGGGTCGGTGCGCGTCCTCGGGTACGACGCGGGCGAGGAAAGCGTCGCGGTGCGGGAACGAACCGGCGTGCTTCCCGAAGGGTTCAGCGTCTACGACCGGCTCTCGGCGCGGGAGCACGTCGCCTTCGCGGTCGATTCGAAGGACGCCGACGACGACCCCGAAGCGTTGCTCGAACGGGTCGGCCTCGAAGACGATGCCGGTCGGAAAGCGGGCGGCTTCTCGACGGGGATGCGACAGCGGCTCGCGCTTGCGATGGCGCTGGCTGGCGACCCGGACCTGCTCGTACTCGACGAGCCGTCCTCGGGGCTGGACCCCAACGGCGCACGCGAACTGCGCGAAATCGTCGAAGACGAGGCCGAAAACGGCGCGACCGTCTTCTTTTCGAGCCACATTCTCGGACAGGTCGAGGCCGTCTGTGACCGTGTCGGCATTATTCGGAACGGCGAGGTCGTCGCCACCGACAGCATCAGCGGCCTCCGAGACGCCGTCGGCGACGGCTCGACGCTCGTCGTCGAAGTCGACACGGTCCCGGACGGCACCGAGGACCGGCTCAGCAGCCTCGATGGCGTCGGGAATATCGCAATCGACGGGACGACACTTCGGGTCAACTGCGAGGACGGGGTAAAGACGGCCGTTGTCAGCGAACTCGAAGCGGCAGGAGCGACCGTCGAGGACTTCTCGACTGAAGAAGCCTCGCTGGAGGAGCTGTTTGCGGCCTACACGGAGGGACAGCGATGA
- a CDS encoding excinuclease ABC subunit C — protein sequence MDASAVRKRAAELPAEPGVYQFEAGESVLYVGKAVDLRERVRSYVAPRSDRIRRMVEAAAAVDFAVTDTETQALLLEANLIKRHQPRYNVRLKDDKSYPLVQLTAHEAPRIEITRTPDEAATVFGPYTDKSRVETVVKALRETYELRGCSDHKYEGRDRPCLDYELGLCSAPCTGEIDTDAYAEDVESARRFFDGETGVLAEPLRREMETAAASQAFERAASLRDRLEAVETFHEGGSEAVSGRGGRRLDVLGVAVEGESATVARLRSEDGKLVERDRHRVDAPADAESVPSVLAAFIPQFYAERSLPDVLLLSERYDDEELDQWLHAEGVDIRVPGAGRAATLVELALKNARRTTAEADGPTALARRLGIDRPERIEGFDVSHAGGKDAVGSNVVFVDGSPETADYRRRSLDDENDDYANMRRLVRWRATRAVEGRDDRPTPDLLLIDGGDGQLGAAQDALAETGWDVPAIALAKADELVVTSDGVADWDDGPALRLLQRVRDEAHRFAVQYHQQVRDAVSTPLDSVPGVGPELRERLLKRFGTVDGVRSASREELERVDGVGEDTAAAIDAAL from the coding sequence ATGGATGCGAGCGCGGTTCGGAAGCGGGCCGCCGAACTACCGGCCGAGCCCGGCGTCTACCAGTTCGAGGCCGGCGAGTCGGTACTGTACGTCGGCAAGGCCGTCGACCTCCGCGAGCGGGTTCGCTCCTACGTTGCCCCCCGGAGCGACCGCATTCGGCGGATGGTTGAGGCGGCTGCGGCCGTCGACTTCGCAGTCACGGATACGGAGACACAGGCGCTGTTGCTGGAGGCAAACCTCATCAAGCGCCACCAGCCGCGATACAACGTCCGGCTGAAGGACGACAAGTCGTATCCGCTCGTCCAGTTGACGGCCCACGAGGCCCCGCGCATCGAGATTACGCGGACGCCCGACGAGGCTGCGACCGTCTTCGGCCCCTACACAGACAAATCACGGGTCGAAACCGTCGTCAAGGCGCTCCGGGAGACCTACGAGCTTCGGGGGTGTTCCGACCACAAGTACGAGGGCCGCGACCGGCCGTGTCTCGATTACGAACTCGGACTGTGTTCTGCTCCCTGTACCGGCGAAATCGACACTGACGCCTACGCCGAGGACGTCGAATCCGCGCGTCGCTTTTTTGACGGTGAGACGGGCGTCCTTGCCGAACCGCTCCGCCGGGAGATGGAGACAGCCGCGGCGTCGCAGGCGTTCGAGCGGGCCGCCTCGCTCCGGGACCGACTGGAGGCCGTCGAGACGTTCCACGAAGGAGGCAGCGAAGCCGTCTCCGGCCGCGGCGGTCGCCGCCTCGATGTCCTCGGGGTTGCCGTCGAAGGCGAGTCGGCGACCGTCGCCCGCCTCCGCAGCGAGGACGGCAAGCTCGTCGAACGGGACCGACATCGGGTGGATGCGCCAGCCGACGCCGAGTCGGTGCCGTCCGTGCTCGCGGCGTTCATCCCGCAGTTCTACGCCGAACGGTCGCTTCCCGATGTGCTGCTGTTGTCCGAGCGATACGACGACGAGGAACTGGACCAGTGGCTCCACGCCGAGGGTGTCGATATCCGTGTTCCCGGTGCGGGCCGGGCGGCAACGCTCGTCGAGTTAGCGCTGAAGAACGCCCGGCGGACGACCGCGGAGGCCGACGGCCCGACGGCACTGGCCCGGCGGCTCGGTATCGACCGCCCGGAACGCATCGAGGGCTTCGACGTGAGCCACGCCGGCGGGAAAGACGCCGTCGGGAGCAACGTCGTCTTCGTCGACGGGAGCCCCGAAACGGCCGACTACCGGCGGCGCTCGCTCGACGATGAGAACGACGACTACGCGAACATGCGGCGGCTGGTCCGGTGGCGGGCGACCCGCGCCGTCGAGGGCCGCGACGACCGTCCGACGCCCGACCTATTGCTTATCGACGGCGGCGACGGCCAGCTCGGGGCGGCACAGGACGCCCTCGCCGAGACGGGCTGGGACGTGCCCGCCATCGCTCTCGCGAAAGCCGACGAACTCGTTGTCACGTCTGACGGCGTTGCTGACTGGGATGACGGGCCTGCCCTGCGGCTGCTCCAACGCGTCCGTGACGAGGCCCACCGCTTTGCGGTCCAGTATCACCAGCAGGTGCGCGATGCGGTGTCGACACCGCTGGATTCGGTGCCCGGCGTCGGCCCCGAACTCCGAGAGCGGCTGCTCAAGCGGTTCGGCACTGTCGACGGCGTCCGGTCAGCGTCTCGCGAGGAACTCGAACGCGTCGACGGCGTCGGCGAGGACACCGCCGCGGCTATCGACGCCGCGCTGTAG
- a CDS encoding cobalt-precorrin-7 (C(5))-methyltransferase, translated as MTDPVEFPDEPAAAAASTPESEAGEPVYAVGIGPGTTEYLTRRGARAIREADVVVGFETVVDFVSEELTGDALTCGYDDEPAVLAQFSERIADGDRGTAVLMGDPNHSGYQFVGKVEAAVDSPVEVIPGISSLQVAASRARTPMEETTFVTLHKSGPIEADLRRLERDVGDRNLLVLPRPFDWMPERIAHRLRAAGAPDCEALVFERLTHEDEAVTKTSLSSLAADIETRAETAFSDLSVLAVRR; from the coding sequence GTGACCGACCCGGTCGAGTTTCCCGACGAACCGGCCGCAGCCGCAGCCAGCACTCCCGAAAGCGAGGCCGGCGAGCCGGTGTATGCGGTCGGTATCGGTCCCGGGACGACCGAGTATCTCACGCGCCGCGGCGCGCGGGCGATACGCGAGGCCGATGTCGTCGTCGGCTTCGAGACGGTCGTCGACTTCGTCAGCGAGGAGCTCACCGGCGACGCGCTGACCTGCGGCTACGACGACGAGCCGGCGGTGCTGGCACAGTTCAGCGAGCGCATCGCGGACGGCGACCGCGGGACGGCGGTGCTGATGGGCGACCCGAACCACTCCGGGTACCAGTTCGTCGGGAAGGTCGAAGCGGCCGTCGACAGCCCCGTCGAAGTCATTCCGGGGATTTCATCGCTACAGGTCGCGGCCTCCCGAGCCCGGACGCCGATGGAGGAGACGACATTCGTAACGCTTCACAAGAGCGGCCCCATCGAAGCCGACCTTCGGCGGCTGGAGCGGGACGTGGGCGACCGCAACCTGCTCGTGTTGCCGCGGCCGTTCGACTGGATGCCCGAGCGAATCGCCCATCGGCTGCGTGCGGCCGGCGCGCCGGACTGTGAGGCGCTCGTCTTCGAGCGGCTGACCCACGAGGACGAGGCCGTCACGAAGACGTCGCTTTCGTCGCTTGCGGCCGACATCGAGACGCGAGCGGAGACGGCCTTTTCGGACCTGTCGGTGCTCGCGGTGCGGCGGTAG